In the Ranitomeya imitator isolate aRanImi1 chromosome 2, aRanImi1.pri, whole genome shotgun sequence genome, TCAGATTTAGCAAAGTCACTATTATTTGCATGTGAACTTTCCTTCTCCTTGAAGGGGCCCATATTTTTGGCTGGGATTGATTTACTCACTCCAGCAGTAGAGACACttattttttgttgcattttgcTATCTTTGCTCTCTTTTtgcacatgtctaggttgtttgatGACAGATGGACTCACTGATGCCATGGCTGGGTCTTTGGTTAAAGGGACTCTTCTAATCCCCAAATCATTAGTTTTTGCTTTCTTtgggatgctccttccatttctccCTGCAGAGTTTTTGATGGCATCTCCGCTCTTGTGCTCCAGATTGTATCGGTTAGTCCCAAAATTGTTCTCTAACGTTGGTTCTATTCTAACACCGTTGGCTTTTTCTGAGGTATTTTTTAATTCCCTTTTCCATTTCGAGCAAGGACTATTAGTTTCTTTCTGTACCACTGTATGAACATCCCTAATGTACTTTGAACTATATTCTATGTACTGGAGGCCTCTCAAGGCTTCATTTGATGGGTCCGCATTTTTCTCCTTTGACATTACAATGTGATCAATTGTCTCTTTCACTGTGATATCTTGTTTAGCTGATAATGGCTCCACAAACTTTATCTTTGACACTAAACGTCCAGGCTGGGATCTCCGAGTTTTGGGAGTCTCAGATTTATTAACAATTTGATTTTGACCGGATGAATCAAATCTTGGTGGAATTGATGATGGACTGGATACCTGGGAGGCAGCGAGAGCCACCGAATTCCTCATGTTCCGCACTGCAGATTTCACTAATGTGTGTTTAATTGTTTTAGCAGTAACTTGGGTTGATGGTTTGGAACTCTTAGGAAGAATTGATGATTCTGACACAATATTAAGTCTATTTGCCTGTTGGGAAGATGTAAGGTCAGATGTTTGGTCAGGGTTCTCTGATTCATTATGGTACGATATCTGGAAGGAATTATTTTTTAGTTTATTTCCTGAAATATCTTTAAAGTCGCTTACTGTCTGTGATTTCCCTTCAGCTACTGTCTGCAAAGAGGAATTGTATGTACACGGCATGACTGATTTTGTATTGCTTTCATGCACTTGAGGATCAGGTCTAACAAGACCTTCAGAAAATGTAAAAGTCTGGAGTGCAGAAGGGTAGAGTATTTTCTTGGACCGATCTGGTGTTTGAGGAGCACTGTCACTTGTGTCCTTTTCTATTAATTTCTTGACAACTTGAGCTTTCAAATTGTCTGGTAGTGCTCCTGGTGTAAGATGCGTATTATTACAATGAGTTTGTGACTTGCTGAGATTGTCACCATCTAAATGTCCAGGTATTGCCTTTAGTAATATTTGGCTGGCACATTTTTGTGTTGGATGGGATGGTGATTCCTGGAGAAATGGACAATGATCTGATGATATTTGGATTTCTTGTCCAtgcaatgcttttgattgttttgatGCCTCAAATATTAAATGGTCCATTGGATGATTGTCAAGTAATTGTACTGAACTCTTTTCTAGACAATCTAATGATTTACTCAACACATGGCAGTCTTTCAATGGAGGAGAAAATGTATCTGTGAGGCACTTTATCTCAGATTGTTGTAGTGAATTATCAGGTAACTCTGATATATTTTCCAGCTGGTTCCTATTATGTAGTATGTGCTGTTCCGTTTCTGAACATCTAGACCTATGGAGTGGTTGATGATCAGAAGCGTGACATGCATATGTCTTGGGGAACACCTGGAAAATCTCTGTTTGCTCTGTTGATAATAACAAACTGACTTTGTGAAAGTCAACTTTGGCTTCCGACTGGTAGGAAGTACTATTTTTTGTAACAGGTAATTGATAAAGTCTGTTCTTGCTTTCAGTATTGACATTCTTTTGACTTTTATACTTCATCTGTTGCTTTAGAACACGCTCAGACACCTTCCTCATCTGCTCAGCACTCTTCTGCTCACAACGTTCCTCACCTTCATCACCACAAGATATAAAGGGCTTTGTGTTGTTCCATCCTAAAGAATGCATTCTGCACACTCTTCTTCCCACAGGTCGACTTGCGTTACGTAGGTTCCTCTCCAGTGTAAGTTCAAGTTCATCTTTTGACTGGCTCGCTTCTAGTGCACCACAAGTAGCCATTGAATGTCTTTTCTGTAAACGCTTTTTTTCCCACTCTTTCCGTCTCTGTTCTTCCTGATCCCGGTGTTTATTTTCCTATGTGAAAATTATTTATATCATGAGATTTTACAATTATGCATGATATTATTCTAAATATATTAGCTTACAAAAAACTTTCAGTGGTTCAGATACTTCTCTAAACTACTCCCTGTGCTTGTTACAAGACATCACACCCTGTCAACCACATGCCCATTTGCCTCTGACACCACCAGTGTTCATGTATTTTACACTAAGAGAATGCTGGTCGCACACACCGCCAGAAAGCTACAGCCATTACAATGGTTTTCTGTTTATGGACTTAGCTAGACTTATATTTTATCCATACAACATCTGATAAAGAACTGCTAAATATTCAGAATTGTTATtacagatggtgcaaattacactggtctacaaaaaaaaaagaaaatttctggcatggactttaaccccttcatgaccgggggatttttcgtttttccgtgttcgtttttcgctcccctccttcccagagccataacttttttatttttctgtcaatttggccatgtgagggcttattttttgcgggacgagttgtacttttgaacgacatcattggttttagcatgtcgtgcactagaaaacgggaaaaaaattccaagtgcggtgaaattgcaaaaaaagtgcaatcccacattggttttttgtttggcttttttgctaggttcactaaatgctaaaactgacctgccaggtcattacgagttcatagacaccaaacatgactaggttattttttatctaagtggtgaaaaaaaattccaaacgttgctaaaaaaaaaaaaaaaaaaaaattgcgtcattttccgatacttgtagcgtctccatttttcatcatctggggtcggttgagggcttattttttgcgtgccgagatgatgtttttaatgatagcatttcggtgcagatacgttcttttgatcgcccgttattgcattttaatgcaatgtggcggcgaccaaaaaaacgtaattctggcgtttcgaatttttttcccgctacgctgtttagcgatcaggttaatacttttttttaattgatagatcgggcgattctgagcgcggcgataccaaatatgcgtagatttgatattttttttattgatttattttgattggggcgaaaggggggtgatttaaacttttatgttttttttatttttttcacattttttttaaactttttttttttacttttgccatgcttcaatagcctccatgagaggctagaagcaggcatagcacgatcggctctgctacatagcagcgatctgctgatcgctgctatgtagcagaattgcacgtgtgctgtgagcgccgcccacagggtggcgctcacagcgacgggcaatcagtaaccatagaggtctcaaggacctctatggttaccattcacaagcatcgccaacccccgatcatgtgacgggggtcggcaatgacgtcatttccggccgcccggccggaagcggtagttaaatgccgctgtctgcgtttgacagcggcatttaactagttaataggtgcgggcagatcgcgattctgcccgcgcctattacgggcacatgtcagctgttcaaaacagcagacatgtcccggctttgatgcgggctcaccgcggagccctgcatcaaagcaggggagccggcatcggacggtatagtacgtccgatgccagtaaggggttaagaacagttttagactaatttgagggtgctgaattcaaatccgaTCTTATAATTtccctatcacatcacgtttttgcgctataggtatatagcccattttcatgaattccatgataaatataagtagtgtatgaaaagtgccggtttatacagttcactaaggtaaatttagttttcatttagtctcccaataaatgtgagaatatctttgttttctttgaacatgcataattcccattttgttatgataacacccttgttttctgtgctactgggacagtagagttacagcagagcattgggtgaaaactgaatggccttagCGACAGaggttggcatctggcgataagaatgtcatccatgatcctctagtggacaggaaggacattgtctttcctcccttacacataaaacttggattgataaagcagtttgtcaaagctctcaatcacagtggagaatgctttaactatacagtatacagtcatggccaaaagtattcacacccctgcaattctgtcagataatactcagtttcttcctgaaaatgattgcaaacacaaattatttgttattattatcttcatttaatttgtcttaaatgaaaaaaaaacacaaaaagaattgtcctaaagccaaattggatataatttcacaccaaacataaaaaagggggtggacaaaagtattatcactgttcgaaaaatcatatgatgcttctctaatttgtgtaattaacagcacctgtaacttacctgtggcaccta is a window encoding:
- the LOC138662117 gene encoding formin-J-like; amino-acid sequence: MIITMNMGSMDKDTDKDKAAVLYGDLDKHMAPDIPAPPPPPPPVIAFSDSSRNTFQKCDPKRRSRLRNFNWEAIPLEKVKGRTSLWSSETFQGDLQIDTGKMEELFGKQEEVALPKPCNRRRSISIGDACINKVFLLDSRRSMNIGIFLKQFKRSAAEIVEDIKLGRGEIYSSEKLNELLKQLPDREEIQRLKSFQGDRGHLSEADLFMLLLLDLPCYRLRLEALILKKDLYPAVVSQLSAAKDLTTAAQELLQCTELHFILKLVLDAGNFMNAGGYAGNAAGFRVSSLLKLADTKANKPGMNLLHFVVMEVQKKDPRFLSFADKLQHVHSASKLSEDSLLEEFYRLQSRIASIHQTLAAPELQELRIQMEEFLEHANHRIQEVQKEIDALQASRQNLREFLCEDEDTFRMEECCKVFSCFFQKFQLAIKENKHRDQEEQRRKEWEKKRLQKRHSMATCGALEASQSKDELELTLERNLRNASRPVGRRVCRMHSLGWNNTKPFISCGDEGEERCEQKSAEQMRKVSERVLKQQMKYKSQKNVNTESKNRLYQLPVTKNSTSYQSEAKVDFHKVSLLLSTEQTEIFQVFPKTYACHASDHQPLHRSRCSETEQHILHNRNQLENISELPDNSLQQSEIKCLTDTFSPPLKDCHVLSKSLDCLEKSSVQLLDNHPMDHLIFEASKQSKALHGQEIQISSDHCPFLQESPSHPTQKCASQILLKAIPGHLDGDNLSKSQTHCNNTHLTPGALPDNLKAQVVKKLIEKDTSDSAPQTPDRSKKILYPSALQTFTFSEGLVRPDPQVHESNTKSVMPCTYNSSLQTVAEGKSQTVSDFKDISGNKLKNNSFQISYHNESENPDQTSDLTSSQQANRLNIVSESSILPKSSKPSTQVTAKTIKHTLVKSAVRNMRNSVALAASQVSSPSSIPPRFDSSGQNQIVNKSETPKTRRSQPGRLVSKIKFVEPLSAKQDITVKETIDHIVMSKEKNADPSNEALRGLQYIEYSSKYIRDVHTVVQKETNSPCSKWKRELKNTSEKANGVRIEPTLENNFGTNRYNLEHKSGDAIKNSAGRNGRSIPKKAKTNDLGIRRVPLTKDPAMASVSPSVIKQPRHVQKESKDSKMQQKISVSTAGVSKSIPAKNMGPFKEKESSHANNSDFAKSEGNGSPSITSKHCVPASPKGEAWTSQLSSKKANSVARVAIHVIKHCEVNSTLTRGNKNTYTDTHPIWR